CAGCTGGCGGTGCAGTTCGAGCCCGGCGCTGATCGCAAAATGGGTCGCGTACTGGCTGGGAAACAGCTTGATGGCAAAACCCGGATCGACCAGGCGATACGGCTGACCAAAGGCCAGCAGTATCGCCGTGTCAAAGCCCTCGCCAAAAAAGACCTCGACATAGCCGTTCGGCGCCTCAAAAATCTCGGCGTTGGCGCTGAAGCCGCGCCGGGCCAGCAGCGCGGCGTCCAGCCCGGCCGCAGCCGCCCAGCCGCAGTGGGTGGCCTTGGTCATGCTGCCGACGTTGGCCATGATGCCACCGGCCCGAGNNNNNNNNNNNNNNNNNNNNNNNNNNNNNNNNNNNNNNNNNNNNNNNNNNNNNNNNNNNNNNNNNNNNNNNNNNNNNNNNNNNNNNNNNNNNNNNNNNNNNNNNNNNNNNNNNNNNNNNNNNNNNNNNNNNNNNNNNNNNNNNNNNNNNNNNNNNNNNNNNNNNNNNNNNNNNNNNNNNNNNNNNNNNNNNNNNNNNNNNNNNNNNNNNNNNNNNNNNNNNNNNNNNNNNNNNNNNNNNNNNNGGCGAAGTGGCGTGGGTCGGCGGGCTCCACATCGGCTCGTAGTCGAGCACGTGCATGGCCACCCCGTTGACCGACGCGGCCGATACCGGAGAGGTCTTAAAACCCGCGCCCAGCACGCTCGACACCGGTGTTCCGCCCAGGCTTTTCACATGTGCGGCGGCAATCCGGGGCCCCTCTTCCAGGGAGCCGGCCACGGCCACCGCCAGCCCGTCCAGCATGATCCGCTTGGCCACTGTCACGACAGCGGCCGGCAGGCCCTCAAAGCGGGTCTGGCTGAGGGTGTGACACAGCTGTTGGGTAATGGACACGTTTTTCCCCGGGCTTTTCCTTTTTAGAGAAACCGTTTTTGCAGCGTCTCGACTTCGGGCGCGCCGATGACCTGTTCGCGTTCGGCAAACGATACCATCTCGTCGGCCAGGGCTGCGGTATTGCCGTCTTGGCGAATAGCCGCTGCGGCGCGCTGCATGGCCCGAATGGCGGCGCGCTGCAAGTCTGAGGGCACGATCATGATCCGGTAGCCCAGGGCGGCCAGCCGCTCAGGCGGCACCAGCGGCGTTTTCCCGCCCCAGAACATATTGATCAGCAGCGGCGCCCGAACAGCCTGTGCGATACGTTCGATTTCTTGGAGTGACTGCGGCGCCTCGACAAAGATCACATCCGCGCCGGCCTGGGCATAGGCTTGACCCCGTTCGATGGCTGCCTCCAGGCCGCTGACCGCTCTGGCGTCGGTGCGGGCGATAATCAGCAGCCGGTCGCGGGCCGCGCAGGCGGCTCGGATTTTCTGGCACATTTCGTGCGCCTCGATGATCTCCTTGCCCTCGTAATGCCCGCAGCGCTTGGGTTCGACCTGATCCTCGATATGGAGCGCGGCCGCACCGGCCCGCTCGTAGGCTCGCACCGTCCGCAGTACATTGATCGCGTTGCCGTAGCCGGTGTCGGCGTCCATGATGAGCGGCAGCCGGGTGACCGCCCGAATCTCTTCCAGCCGCTTGAGCATCTCGGTCTGGGTCACCAGGCCCAGGTCGGGATAGCCCATGCTGCGCGAGATCGCCCCACCGCTGATATACAAAGCCGCAAATCCTGCGGCCTCGGCAATCCGCGCCGACAGACCGTCGTAGACTCCGGGGGCGGTGAGCAGACCGCCCTGACTGAGCAGGCTTTGCAGCTGACTTGTTCCCTGGCTGTCGTGGAGCATGCTCAGTCCCGCCGCTCGCGGGCAAAGCGTGCCGCGTGCGTCCCGGCCAGCCGACCAAAGACCGCTCCGCGCATCAGGCCGGCCCCGCCCGGATAGTTGTGGTAGAAGAATCCGCCCGTCATCTCGCCGGTGGCGAACAGGCCCGGAATCGGCCGCTCAAGCTGATCGACGACTGCGGCGTCGGTGTTGATTCGAATCCCACCAAAGGTGAAGGTGATGCCCAGACTGACCGCATAGGCGCAAAACGGCGGCGTCTCAACGCGGGTCGCCCAGTTGGTCTTGTCGGGCCGCAATCCCAGGGTGTGTTTGCCGTCCAGAACGTCGGGGTCAAACGCGCCGTCCTGAACCGCCGCGTTGTAGGCCTCGGGCTTTGCGAAAGCCCAGCGCACCGTAGCGCTGCTCGACCCCGTCGGCCAGCTCGGGCAGGCTGTCGGCCACCACCGGTGTCCCGGTGTTATAGCGCGTCTCCAGCAGTGGGGTGGTCGTGCGGTCAAAGACCTGAAAAATGACCGCTCTGGGCTGACGTAAAATTTCCCGCCCCATTTTGGCGTAGGTGTACAGGTTGAAATCCTCGCCCTCGTCAACAAAGCGCTCGCCGTCGAGGTTGATCATGACCGAGAAGGGGTATGACAGCCGGTTGGTCTTGTCGGTCAGCCGCAGCTCGCCGTAGCTCGGCGCGTTGGCGTGACAGCCGGCCCATTCACCGTAACTCTGGGCGCCGAGGTCCAGGGCCTGCCGAATCATCTCGCCGGTATTGAAGCGGGTGCCGCGCACCTTGACCAGGCTCCAGGTCGGACCCAGGTAGGCCGTGCGCATGTCGGGGCTGGCCTGAAACCCGCCGCTGGCC
The genomic region above belongs to Desulfurellaceae bacterium and contains:
- a CDS encoding MmgE/PrpD family protein, which gives rise to RAGGIMANVGSMTKATHCGWAAAAGLDAALLARRGFSANAEIFEAPNGYVEVFFGEGFDTAILLAFGQPYRLVDPGFAIKLFPSQYATHFAISAGLELHRQL
- a CDS encoding isocitrate lyase/PEP mutase family protein, producing MLHDSQGTSQLQSLLSQGGLLTAPGVYDGLSARIAEAAGFAALYISGGAISRSMGYPDLGLVTQTEMLKRLEEIRAVTRLPLIMDADTGYGNAINVLRTVRAYERAGAAALHIEDQVEPKRCGHYEGKEIIEAHEMCQKIRAACAARDRLLIIARTDARAVSGLEAAIERGQAYAQAGADVIFVEAPQSLQEIERIAQAVRAPLLINMFWGGKTPLVPPERLAALGYRIMIVPSDLQRAAIRAMQRAAAAIRQDGNTAALADEMVSFAEREQVIGAPEVETLQKRFL
- a CDS encoding MmgE/PrpD family protein — protein: MSITQQLCHTLSQTRFEGLPAAVVTVAKRIMLDGLAVAVAGSLEEGPRIAAAHVKSLGGTPVSSVLGAGFKTSPVSAASVNGVAMHVLDYEPMWSPPTHATSP
- a CDS encoding FAD-binding protein; protein product: MRWAFAKPEAYNAAVQDGAFDPDVLDGKHTLGLRPDKTNWATRVETPPFCAYAVSLGITFTFGGIRINTDAAVVDQLERPIPGLFATGEMTGGFFYHNYPGGAGLMRGAVFGRLAGTHAARFARERRD